The Eurosta solidaginis isolate ZX-2024a chromosome 4, ASM4086904v1, whole genome shotgun sequence genome includes a window with the following:
- the LOC137250252 gene encoding uncharacterized protein: MGAGNSTPQTAHINNPVRNMPAIQITPSVVSRLEGTKQQIAEAAIPAPTKEDQVHCARCCTCGLFKDKDKEASLLAMNTNELQESQYVKTLEKLESLLGKPVRFADVNSENLKKLEHKLMKCYSENPRQPLHCADVAKEYQNFVFKQQFNTILTAKDISAQSNK, encoded by the coding sequence atggGCGCCGGTAACTCCACACCTCAAACGGCGCACATCAATAATCCGGTGCGTAATATGCCCGCTATTCAAATAACTCCGAGCGTGGTTAGCCGTCTAGAGGGTACAAAACAACAAATCGCTGAAGCTGCCATACCAGCACCAACAAAAGAAGATCAAGTCCATTGCGCACGCTGTTGCACTTGTGGTTTAtttaaggataaggataaggaggCTAGCTTATTGGCAATGAATACAAATGAATTGCAAGAGAGTCAATACGTGAAGACTTTAGAAAAATTGGAATCGCTGTTGGGCAAGCCGGTAAGATTTGCAGATGTAAATAGTGAGAATCTCAAGAAATTGGAGCATAAGCTTATGAAATGTTATAGCGAGAATCCACGCCAACCACTACACTGTGCGGATGTAGCTAAGGAATATCAGAATTTCGTATTCAAGCAGCAATTCAATACAATTCTTACTGCAAAAGATATATCAGCGCAGAGCAATAAATAA